In Catalinimonas alkaloidigena, a single genomic region encodes these proteins:
- a CDS encoding c-type cytochrome yields MTRAFATIALSVILLSGCRYDNEEDLFPAPVAPDSTEISFAQTIQPLLTAHCTGCHGTDTPSAGISLVGHSNVKKWADTGQLLGAIAHQTGFSPMPKGGSKLPAADIERVRRWIEQGTPNN; encoded by the coding sequence ATGACCAGAGCCTTTGCCACGATCGCCCTGAGCGTGATCCTCCTGTCGGGATGCCGTTACGACAACGAAGAAGATCTTTTTCCGGCCCCCGTTGCGCCCGATTCGACCGAAATCTCTTTTGCACAAACCATCCAACCGCTACTCACGGCCCACTGCACCGGCTGCCACGGTACCGATACGCCCTCGGCCGGGATCAGTCTGGTCGGGCACAGCAACGTAAAAAAATGGGCCGATACGGGTCAGTTGCTAGGTGCCATTGCACACCAGACGGGTTTCTCGCCCATGCCCAAAGGAGGGAGTAAACTGCCCGCCGCTGACATCGAGCGAGTCCGCCGCTGGATTGAACAGGGAACTCCCAATAACTGA
- a CDS encoding DUF5777 family beta-barrel protein, with protein MRYLSPMLLLLVGLTTTLATLHAQDDLLSALNDTTPPPREYTLATFKSTRIISGHSIETVSARHLDFRISHRFGPLNGGAYNFFGLDQATIRLGLEYGISPRLMLGIGRSSTEKTFDGFVKYKLLRQTFSNETPLSVTVLGATTLNSSLGRAQTERDYRFDHRLTHVAQLLLARKFSEQLSVQLMPTYLHRNLVELATDANDVWALGIGGRMKVTRRMALTGEYYYVLPGSTRAPYQNALALGIDIETGGHVFQLHFTNSLGMVEPLFIARTTDRWADGGIRFGFNISRTFNLGPRQTRAGGW; from the coding sequence ATGCGCTACCTCTCTCCGATGTTGCTTTTGCTGGTGGGGCTCACCACGACGCTGGCCACCCTGCACGCGCAGGACGACCTGCTGTCGGCCCTGAACGACACCACGCCCCCCCCGCGGGAGTACACGCTGGCGACCTTTAAGTCGACGCGGATCATCAGCGGCCACTCCATCGAAACCGTGTCGGCCCGCCACCTCGACTTTCGGATCTCGCACCGCTTTGGCCCGTTGAACGGCGGCGCCTACAACTTTTTCGGGCTGGACCAGGCCACCATCCGGTTGGGGCTGGAATACGGTATTTCGCCGCGGCTGATGCTGGGCATCGGGCGTAGTTCGACCGAAAAGACCTTCGACGGCTTTGTGAAATACAAACTTCTGCGACAGACGTTCAGCAACGAGACGCCGCTCAGCGTGACCGTGCTGGGTGCCACCACACTCAATTCTTCGCTGGGACGAGCGCAAACGGAGCGGGACTATCGGTTCGACCACCGCCTCACCCACGTGGCGCAACTGCTCCTGGCCCGGAAATTCAGCGAACAGCTTTCGGTACAGCTCATGCCTACGTACCTGCACCGCAATCTGGTTGAACTGGCTACCGACGCCAATGACGTGTGGGCGCTGGGCATCGGGGGGCGTATGAAGGTCACCCGCCGCATGGCCCTCACCGGCGAATATTATTACGTATTGCCCGGCTCCACCCGCGCGCCCTACCAGAACGCCCTGGCGCTCGGCATTGACATCGAGACGGGTGGGCACGTGTTTCAACTCCATTTTACCAACTCGCTGGGCATGGTCGAGCCGCTTTTCATCGCCCGCACGACCGACCGATGGGCCGACGGCGGCATCCGCTTCGGGTTCAACATCTCGCGCACCTTTAACCTCGGACCGCGCCAGACGCGCGCCGGAGGCTGGTAA
- a CDS encoding YceI family protein — MHTFLSFLLLFSLVVTPPQEGLWLSQSGEISFFSSAPLEDIEAVNKSARSALNFETGEVAVKLRIRGFDFPNNLMEEHFNENYLESAKYPEATFAGKLQETIDPAQPGTYPVSARGTLTIHGVAQNRTLTGHLTITPRQITLETDFEVVLVDHKIERPSLMLMKIAEKVDVKARFTYQPSGNAQ; from the coding sequence ATGCACACGTTCCTTTCCTTTCTGCTGCTGTTCAGCCTTGTGGTGACGCCCCCCCAAGAGGGCCTTTGGCTCAGCCAGTCCGGCGAAATCTCTTTCTTCTCCAGCGCGCCCCTCGAAGACATCGAGGCGGTGAACAAAAGTGCCCGCTCGGCCCTCAATTTCGAAACGGGCGAAGTGGCCGTCAAACTGCGCATCCGCGGGTTCGACTTTCCGAACAACCTGATGGAAGAGCACTTCAACGAAAACTACCTGGAGAGTGCGAAGTACCCCGAGGCCACCTTCGCAGGCAAGTTGCAGGAGACCATCGATCCTGCGCAACCCGGCACCTATCCTGTATCGGCCCGCGGTACGCTGACCATTCACGGTGTAGCGCAGAACCGTACCCTAACCGGCCACCTGACCATAACGCCCCGGCAGATCACGCTGGAAACCGATTTCGAGGTGGTGCTGGTCGATCATAAAATCGAACGCCCTTCGCTGATGCTGATGAAAATCGCCGAGAAGGTAGATGTGAAAGCACGCTTTACGTACCAGCCTTCCGGCAATGCCCAATAA
- a CDS encoding choice-of-anchor V domain-containing protein, which translates to MKKIVTSLLLAGVVLVLVQPLALTFSGGPPNGRTNAPGEPTCTGCHQGFDLNSGSALFSVSLPNDCTSYMPDSTYLMTVTFANSDASVHGFEWVALDADDANVGTITITDQDKTQSSTESDRTYVKHTLAGTADTTWTFEWTAPASGTGPVTFYAAGNEANGNGSNTGDRIYTTAFIAREAVASSSAEALAFTSAVRVFPNPASEVLSTSFHLPTSAPVTLHVLSLTGQQVASFPQGLLTEGNHTLRLRLDRAYPAGAYLLQVEAGRFSATRRLVLL; encoded by the coding sequence ATGAAAAAAATCGTTACCTCTCTCCTGTTGGCGGGCGTCGTCCTGGTTCTGGTGCAGCCCCTGGCCCTCACGTTTTCGGGGGGTCCGCCGAACGGACGCACCAACGCCCCGGGCGAGCCGACTTGCACCGGATGCCACCAGGGCTTCGACCTTAATTCGGGCAGTGCGCTGTTCAGTGTTTCGCTGCCGAACGATTGCACGTCGTACATGCCCGACTCGACGTATCTGATGACCGTTACGTTTGCAAACAGCGATGCCTCGGTGCACGGCTTTGAATGGGTTGCGCTCGATGCCGACGACGCCAACGTCGGCACCATCACGATCACCGATCAGGATAAAACACAGTCGAGCACGGAGAGCGACCGCACGTACGTGAAGCATACGCTGGCGGGTACGGCCGATACCACCTGGACGTTCGAGTGGACCGCCCCCGCTTCCGGCACCGGGCCGGTCACGTTCTACGCCGCCGGGAACGAAGCAAACGGCAACGGTTCCAACACTGGCGACCGCATCTACACGACCGCCTTCATCGCACGCGAAGCCGTGGCCTCGTCGAGTGCCGAAGCGCTGGCGTTTACGTCGGCCGTCCGCGTGTTTCCCAATCCTGCTTCCGAAGTACTCTCCACCTCGTTTCACCTCCCGACCTCCGCCCCGGTAACGCTGCACGTTCTGTCACTGACGGGTCAGCAGGTCGCTTCGTTTCCACAAGGGCTGCTGACGGAAGGCAACCATACACTCCGCTTGCGGCTCGACCGGGCCTACCCCGCCGGCGCGTACCTGTTGCAGGTAGAAGCCGGACGCTTTTCGGCGACACGTCGTTTGGTTTTATTATAA
- a CDS encoding sterol desaturase family protein, with amino-acid sequence MSMDLPPLINYAVPFMLALVLLEFVISQYENRELYVGKDFLASAGIGIGNLVVSAVVKAGLLAIILFFYNLVPWTVPPTWWSFVLCYVVFDFFQYWAHRVAHERRILWATHVTHHSSEQYNFSVSFRLSWTQHIKVVFFIPVALIAFDPVVFFICYQIAVLYQFWIHTELIGKLPAPIEYFFVTPSHHRVHHGSDPKYLDKNYGASFIIWDRLFGTFQPEEEQPTYGITTPVNSYNPVYLVFHEWSDIFRDLKGARSLKEAYAVLWSGPGKYNKADFQAVANTSVVATTDEELGELVEEKEGNEMMSLPRSA; translated from the coding sequence ATGTCGATGGACCTTCCCCCCCTCATCAACTATGCGGTTCCGTTCATGTTGGCGCTCGTGTTGTTAGAATTTGTCATCAGTCAATATGAAAACCGGGAACTATACGTCGGGAAAGATTTTCTGGCTTCGGCCGGAATCGGGATCGGTAACCTGGTGGTCAGTGCGGTGGTCAAAGCCGGTCTGTTAGCGATCATTCTATTCTTTTACAACCTGGTGCCCTGGACGGTGCCCCCCACGTGGTGGTCTTTTGTCTTGTGCTACGTAGTCTTCGACTTCTTCCAGTACTGGGCACACCGGGTAGCGCACGAACGGCGCATTCTGTGGGCCACGCACGTTACGCACCACTCGTCGGAGCAGTACAACTTCTCCGTGTCGTTCCGCCTGTCGTGGACGCAGCACATCAAAGTCGTGTTCTTCATTCCCGTCGCCTTGATTGCGTTCGATCCGGTTGTGTTCTTCATCTGCTACCAGATTGCCGTCCTGTATCAGTTCTGGATTCATACGGAGCTGATCGGCAAACTGCCTGCGCCGATCGAGTACTTCTTCGTGACGCCTTCGCACCACCGCGTGCACCACGGCTCCGACCCCAAGTACCTGGATAAAAACTACGGGGCCTCGTTCATCATTTGGGACCGGCTGTTCGGTACGTTCCAGCCGGAAGAGGAGCAGCCCACTTACGGTATTACCACGCCGGTAAATTCCTACAATCCGGTCTATCTGGTCTTCCACGAGTGGTCCGATATTTTCCGGGATCTGAAGGGCGCACGTTCGCTGAAAGAAGCGTATGCGGTTCTCTGGTCCGGCCCCGGCAAGTACAACAAAGCCGATTTTCAGGCGGTTGCTAATACCTCGGTGGTAGCAACTACCGATGAAGAGCTAGGCGAGTTGGTCGAAGAAAAAGAAGGCAACGAGATGATGTCGCTCCCCCGCAGCGCATAA
- a CDS encoding ABC transporter ATP-binding protein translates to MINVEKLSKVFGTHQAVREVSFSVAPHQTLVLLGTSGCGKTTTLKMLNRLIEPTAGRIFLNGEDIRELPVEQLRRRIGYVIQQTGLFPHYTVAENIAVVPRLLHWSATQIRQRVDELLTLLGLPVSMAEAYPAQLSGGQQQRVGIARALAADPPVLLLDEPFGALDPITRRQIRQEFRHLDVLQQKSVILVTHDLMEALELGDLICLMDQGEVQQLGTPRDLIYRPQNDFVRAFFQPHRFQAELHVATLHDLLPHLPPVAITEPTTLALPATTSVQEALERLEQAARPTPALRIATTATSSSHTTRLGLLDAFYRFQAQMAATNESAPSPR, encoded by the coding sequence GTGATTAACGTCGAAAAGCTCAGCAAAGTGTTTGGCACGCACCAGGCGGTCCGCGAAGTCTCTTTTTCCGTGGCGCCTCACCAAACGTTAGTTCTGCTGGGCACAAGCGGATGCGGCAAAACCACAACGCTGAAAATGCTCAACCGGCTGATCGAACCTACCGCCGGCCGCATCTTCCTAAACGGAGAAGACATCCGGGAGTTACCGGTAGAGCAACTACGCCGCCGCATCGGGTACGTTATTCAGCAAACGGGGCTTTTCCCGCATTATACCGTGGCGGAAAACATTGCGGTTGTGCCGCGGCTGCTGCACTGGTCGGCGACGCAAATTCGCCAGCGAGTGGACGAACTCCTCACGCTCCTGGGGCTGCCCGTTTCGATGGCGGAAGCCTACCCCGCACAACTGAGCGGAGGTCAGCAGCAGCGGGTGGGCATTGCACGCGCGCTGGCGGCCGATCCGCCGGTGCTGCTGCTCGACGAACCGTTCGGGGCCCTCGATCCCATTACCCGGCGGCAAATTCGGCAGGAGTTTCGTCACCTGGATGTATTGCAACAGAAAAGCGTGATTCTGGTGACCCACGACTTGATGGAAGCGCTGGAATTGGGCGATTTGATCTGCCTGATGGATCAGGGAGAAGTACAGCAACTTGGCACGCCACGCGACCTAATTTACCGTCCACAGAACGACTTCGTGCGGGCGTTCTTCCAGCCGCACCGCTTTCAGGCCGAACTGCACGTCGCCACCCTGCACGATCTGCTGCCCCACCTGCCGCCGGTTGCCATCACGGAACCAACAACGCTGGCGCTACCCGCCACCACTTCGGTGCAGGAAGCGCTCGAGCGCCTGGAGCAAGCCGCTCGGCCTACCCCGGCTCTGCGCATTGCAACAACGGCCACGTCGTCTTCGCATACCACGCGCCTGGGGCTTCTCGATGCTTTCTATCGTTTTCAGGCGCAGATGGCTGCTACCAACGAATCAGCGCCGAGCCCCAGGTAA
- a CDS encoding beta-ketoacyl-ACP synthase III translates to MYTSVMKGVGHYVPERVVTNAELEEQLNTSDTWIRERTGIQERHFFTPGKDTVASMSAAAARMALDRAGLQAQDIDFIVLATITPDYYFPGSGVLLQRELGLPGIGALDIRVQCTGFIYALSIADQYIKTGMYKHVLVIGAEIQSSAMDMTPRGRGVSVIFGDGAGAAVVSASEEQGRGVLSTHLHADGTYAEELVIKDPGSSRPQRMYEAMGELDGTYCYMNGNAIFKHAIQRFSEAVQEALATNHVTKDEIDLLVPHQANYRITRYLQEQLELRDEQVFSNIHKYGNTTAASIPIALSEAWAEGRIQSGDLVCLAAFGSGFTWGSALIRW, encoded by the coding sequence ATGTATACTTCTGTAATGAAAGGCGTAGGGCACTACGTTCCCGAACGGGTTGTCACCAATGCCGAGTTGGAAGAGCAACTCAATACCAGCGATACCTGGATCAGAGAGCGCACCGGCATTCAGGAGCGCCACTTCTTTACGCCCGGTAAGGATACCGTGGCCAGCATGTCGGCCGCCGCGGCGCGCATGGCGCTGGATCGGGCCGGACTCCAGGCGCAAGACATTGACTTCATTGTGCTGGCGACCATCACACCCGACTATTACTTCCCGGGGTCTGGGGTCCTGTTGCAGCGCGAACTCGGGTTGCCCGGCATCGGCGCGCTCGACATCCGCGTGCAGTGTACCGGGTTTATCTACGCGCTGTCCATTGCCGATCAGTACATCAAAACCGGGATGTACAAGCACGTGCTGGTGATTGGGGCAGAAATTCAATCCTCGGCGATGGACATGACCCCCCGGGGGCGCGGCGTTTCGGTCATTTTCGGCGATGGGGCCGGGGCGGCCGTCGTCAGCGCTTCGGAAGAGCAGGGGCGAGGCGTGTTGTCTACGCACCTCCATGCCGACGGCACCTATGCTGAGGAACTAGTCATCAAAGATCCGGGCAGCAGCCGACCCCAGCGGATGTACGAGGCGATGGGCGAGCTGGACGGAACGTACTGTTACATGAACGGCAACGCCATTTTCAAGCACGCCATCCAGCGCTTTTCCGAGGCGGTGCAAGAGGCCCTGGCGACCAACCACGTCACCAAAGACGAAATCGATCTGCTGGTGCCGCACCAGGCCAACTACCGCATCACGCGCTACTTGCAGGAGCAACTGGAGCTGCGCGACGAGCAGGTATTCAGCAACATTCATAAATATGGGAACACCACCGCCGCCTCCATCCCGATTGCGCTGAGCGAGGCCTGGGCCGAAGGGCGCATTCAATCGGGCGATCTCGTCTGTCTGGCGGCGTTTGGCAGCGGCTTTACCTGGGGCTCGGCGCTGATTCGTTGGTAG
- the ftsZ gene encoding cell division protein FtsZ → MMDKSFRFEMPERDRSIIKVIGVGGGGSNAINHMFNQGIKDVDFVVVNTDAQALKNSPVPNRLQIGAGLTEGLGAGANPERGRDAALESQEQIREFLDDGTKMVFITAGMGGGTGTGAAPVIARIAKDLEILTVGIVTAPFLFEGRKKRQQADLGIAELRANCDTVLVILNDKLREIFGNLSISQAFAQADNVLTTAAKGIAEIITVPGYVNVDFEDVKTVMRDSGAAVMGSATTSGDSRASRAAEQALASPLLNEKDIHGAKKILLSIVSGSKSELQMDELSEITGYIQEKAGEDAEMIFGHGIDDALGEHIRVTVIATGFDKPDEEPVVVEQRKVTDLLTNRSVVKPVTSPPPAETKRIFSAPLSEKPKSEPRPMSERNPAQPKWDAPSADDTPKETSVLEPTSRFSFTEPEPTSPPPPVEPPQREPARTPEMPENHWEKRQRLLQEQARERVRKLKGMGSRSFMESTDLKMYDEPAYLRRNVVLQKLPHSSDTNISRYSLTEDNEILGNNKFLHDNVD, encoded by the coding sequence ATGATGGATAAATCATTTCGATTTGAAATGCCCGAGCGAGATCGGTCAATCATCAAGGTGATCGGCGTAGGGGGCGGTGGCAGCAACGCCATCAATCACATGTTCAACCAGGGCATCAAAGATGTCGACTTCGTGGTGGTCAATACCGATGCCCAGGCCCTGAAAAACAGCCCGGTCCCGAATCGCCTGCAAATTGGTGCGGGCCTGACCGAAGGGCTGGGAGCCGGTGCCAATCCGGAGCGCGGACGCGACGCCGCGCTCGAAAGTCAGGAACAGATCCGCGAGTTTCTGGACGACGGCACCAAAATGGTGTTCATCACGGCCGGGATGGGCGGTGGTACCGGAACGGGAGCCGCGCCGGTCATTGCCCGCATCGCGAAAGATCTGGAGATTCTGACGGTCGGCATTGTTACGGCCCCTTTTCTTTTCGAAGGACGGAAAAAGCGCCAGCAGGCTGATCTGGGAATCGCCGAACTCCGCGCCAACTGCGATACGGTACTGGTGATCCTCAACGACAAGCTGCGCGAAATTTTCGGCAACCTGTCGATCAGCCAGGCCTTCGCCCAGGCCGACAACGTATTGACCACGGCTGCCAAAGGCATCGCCGAGATCATCACCGTGCCGGGCTACGTCAACGTTGACTTTGAAGACGTCAAGACCGTCATGCGCGACTCAGGAGCCGCCGTGATGGGATCGGCCACCACGTCGGGCGACAGCCGGGCGAGCCGGGCGGCCGAACAGGCCCTCGCATCGCCGCTGCTGAACGAAAAAGACATTCATGGAGCCAAGAAGATCCTGCTTTCCATCGTTTCCGGCTCGAAGTCGGAACTGCAGATGGACGAGCTGTCGGAGATCACGGGCTACATCCAGGAAAAAGCCGGGGAAGATGCAGAGATGATCTTCGGTCACGGTATCGACGATGCCCTCGGCGAACACATCCGCGTTACGGTGATTGCTACGGGCTTCGACAAGCCGGACGAAGAGCCGGTGGTGGTGGAGCAGCGGAAAGTGACCGACCTGCTGACCAACCGGTCGGTGGTCAAGCCGGTGACGAGCCCGCCGCCTGCCGAAACCAAACGCATTTTCTCGGCCCCGCTGTCCGAAAAGCCGAAATCAGAACCTCGCCCGATGTCCGAGCGGAACCCGGCCCAGCCCAAGTGGGATGCGCCATCGGCAGACGACACGCCGAAAGAGACGAGCGTTTTGGAACCGACCAGCCGCTTCTCGTTCACTGAACCGGAACCCACCTCGCCACCGCCACCCGTTGAGCCGCCGCAGCGCGAACCGGCCCGGACGCCGGAAATGCCGGAGAACCACTGGGAAAAACGCCAGCGGTTGTTGCAGGAGCAGGCCCGTGAGCGCGTGCGTAAGCTGAAAGGCATGGGCAGCCGTTCGTTCATGGAAAGCACCGATCTGAAAATGTACGACGAACCGGCGTACCTGCGGCGCAACGTGGTGCTGCAAAAGTTGCCGCACTCGTCCGATACCAACATCTCGCGGTATAGCCTGACGGAAGACAACGAGATTCTGGGTAACAACAAATTCCTGCACGACAACGTCGACTAA
- the ftsA gene encoding cell division protein FtsA gives MQKDKIVAGLDIGTTKICAVVGKQNEYGKLEILGMGTAVSEGVNRGMITNIDKTVTGIAQAMQEAERQSGVDIGEVNVGIAGQHIKGSMHHGSITRSSNEDEIKVEDVNRLTNDMYRTVTPAGTKIIHVIPQDYTVDYESGIKDPVGMSGVKIEGDFQIITAHSNAINNLHRCVRKANLEIDNLMLEPIASSLAVLTAEEKEAGVALIDIGGGTTDIAIFYDNILRHTAVIPFGGNIITSDIKQGCMVMQNQAELLKTRFGHALAEEARDNEVVSIPGLRNRPPKEVSVKNLAYIIEARMEEIVELIHTELIMSGLLNRLAGGLVVTGGGAQLQGVQPLFELMTGLDTRIGYPNEHLSRGKVEDIKSPQFATAVGLVLSGFRSVDDRQNYYSEVQSQQTPDRNTKREKTEKTGSDFFRRFLDRTRDLLIDDLDNKGEY, from the coding sequence ATGCAAAAAGATAAAATCGTAGCAGGACTTGATATTGGCACTACCAAAATCTGCGCGGTCGTTGGCAAGCAGAACGAATACGGGAAGTTGGAAATTCTTGGGATGGGAACGGCCGTGTCGGAAGGCGTGAACCGTGGGATGATTACCAATATCGATAAGACCGTTACAGGAATTGCGCAGGCGATGCAGGAAGCTGAACGGCAGTCGGGTGTGGATATCGGGGAAGTAAACGTAGGAATTGCTGGGCAACACATCAAAGGGTCGATGCACCACGGCAGCATCACCCGGAGCTCTAACGAGGATGAGATCAAGGTAGAGGACGTCAACCGTCTGACCAACGATATGTACCGGACCGTGACGCCGGCGGGTACCAAAATCATCCACGTCATTCCGCAGGATTATACGGTCGATTACGAGTCGGGCATCAAAGACCCGGTCGGCATGTCGGGCGTGAAGATCGAAGGCGACTTCCAGATCATCACGGCACATTCCAATGCCATTAACAACCTGCACCGTTGCGTGCGTAAAGCGAACCTGGAAATCGACAACCTGATGCTGGAGCCGATTGCGTCCAGCCTGGCTGTGCTGACGGCCGAAGAGAAAGAGGCGGGCGTGGCGCTGATCGACATCGGGGGCGGCACGACCGACATCGCCATTTTCTACGACAACATTCTGCGCCATACGGCCGTGATCCCGTTCGGGGGCAACATCATCACCTCCGACATCAAGCAGGGCTGCATGGTGATGCAAAACCAGGCCGAACTGCTCAAGACCCGTTTCGGACACGCGCTGGCCGAAGAGGCGCGCGACAACGAAGTGGTGTCGATTCCGGGCCTGCGCAACCGCCCGCCGAAAGAAGTGTCGGTCAAAAACCTGGCCTACATCATCGAAGCGCGGATGGAAGAAATCGTCGAACTGATCCACACCGAGCTGATCATGTCGGGGCTGTTGAACCGCCTGGCCGGAGGGCTGGTGGTAACCGGCGGGGGCGCACAATTGCAAGGCGTGCAGCCGCTGTTCGAACTGATGACCGGCCTGGACACGCGCATCGGGTACCCGAACGAACACCTGAGCCGCGGGAAGGTCGAGGACATCAAGAGCCCGCAATTTGCCACTGCTGTGGGGCTGGTGCTGTCGGGTTTCCGTTCCGTCGACGACCGGCAGAACTACTACTCGGAAGTGCAGAGCCAGCAGACGCCCGACCGCAACACCAAGCGGGAAAAAACCGAGAAAACCGGGTCGGATTTCTTCCGGCGGTTCCTGGATCGCACGCGCGACCTGCTGATCGACGACCTGGACAACAAAGGCGAGTATTAA
- a CDS encoding cell division protein FtsQ/DivIB has translation MLFSRIRIKKQVKLAIWALVLPVFIGFVEKKQHDRFCRDLHIRLDHNFEHYFINDEDIKDMLAGHAPGGRLTNLFQERSHAINLRSLEQTLDANPFVQRAEVSRNLDGGLRVDIEQINPIARVLWPNGEDLYVSQEGKLIPMSPHYTARVLLVEGPPKWPSVSLTQQPYTASLLQLLQYIYNDAFWRAQIAQVRVLPDGEVQLYPQVGRQTIELGAPEQLESKFKRLQIFYKKILPAKGWNTYRRINVKYENQIICE, from the coding sequence ATGTTATTTTCACGAATCCGGATTAAAAAGCAGGTGAAGCTGGCCATATGGGCTTTAGTTTTGCCTGTATTCATTGGGTTTGTCGAAAAAAAGCAACACGATCGGTTCTGCAGAGACCTCCATATTCGGCTGGACCATAACTTTGAGCACTACTTCATCAACGATGAAGACATCAAAGACATGCTGGCCGGTCATGCACCGGGTGGGCGGCTCACCAATCTTTTTCAGGAACGTAGTCATGCCATCAACCTGCGTAGCCTCGAACAGACGTTAGATGCCAATCCGTTCGTACAGCGAGCAGAAGTTTCGCGCAACCTGGATGGTGGGCTGCGAGTCGACATCGAACAGATCAATCCCATTGCCCGGGTGCTTTGGCCCAACGGCGAAGACCTCTACGTGAGTCAGGAAGGGAAGCTGATTCCCATGTCGCCTCACTACACTGCTCGCGTATTGTTGGTGGAAGGGCCGCCGAAGTGGCCTTCGGTCAGTTTGACGCAACAGCCGTATACCGCCTCGTTGCTCCAACTGCTGCAGTACATTTATAACGATGCATTCTGGCGGGCTCAAATTGCACAGGTGCGTGTCTTACCCGACGGGGAAGTGCAGCTGTATCCGCAGGTAGGCAGGCAAACGATTGAGCTGGGTGCGCCCGAACAACTGGAGTCGAAGTTTAAGCGGCTGCAGATTTTTTATAAGAAAATTCTTCCGGCCAAAGGTTGGAATACCTACCGTCGGATCAATGTAAAATACGAGAACCAGATCATCTGTGAATAA
- the murC gene encoding UDP-N-acetylmuramate--L-alanine ligase yields MQLDRFHTIYLIGIGGIGMSALARYFRAAGRRVSGYDRTETPLTKALVQEGIAVHYEDRVEAMGDEVLQHREETLVVYTPAVPTNHQELTFLREEGFEVQKRSTVLGWITEDHVTVAVAGTHGKTTTSSMVAHLLTANGRNCTAFLGGITQNYNTNLLLGEAARPDHIVVVEADEYDRSFLTLRPNVAVVTSADADHLDIYGDAAAIRESFELFIQRIVPGGHLMLREGLPLSVPAGLQVQQYGLDAQHNCVEHVRIEAGRYVFNLKLGEERIEDVQMRTQGLHNAENALAAALVARQLGLSLDEIRQALNSFRGVRRRFEYIFESDEAVYLDDYAHHPTEIEAALASVRQLYPDKKLTLLFQPHLFSRTRDFAEEFARALQKADQLLLLPIYPAREKPMEGVSSEWLLSLMEVAGGQVLSKIEALDYISAHRPELLITMGAGDIDQLVEKIRNIYWEEHGFPATNAG; encoded by the coding sequence TTGCAACTCGATCGTTTCCATACCATTTACCTCATCGGCATCGGTGGCATCGGCATGAGTGCGCTGGCGCGCTACTTTCGCGCGGCGGGGCGGCGGGTGTCGGGGTACGACCGGACGGAAACGCCGCTGACCAAGGCGCTGGTGCAGGAGGGCATTGCGGTACATTACGAAGATCGCGTAGAGGCGATGGGCGATGAAGTGCTGCAGCACCGGGAAGAGACGCTGGTGGTATACACCCCGGCGGTACCGACCAACCATCAGGAGCTGACGTTTCTGCGGGAAGAGGGCTTTGAGGTGCAGAAGCGCTCTACGGTGCTAGGCTGGATTACGGAAGACCACGTCACCGTAGCGGTGGCGGGTACCCACGGCAAAACCACGACCTCGTCGATGGTGGCGCATCTGCTGACCGCCAACGGACGCAACTGCACTGCCTTTCTGGGCGGCATTACGCAGAACTACAACACCAACCTCTTGCTGGGCGAAGCGGCACGGCCCGACCACATCGTTGTGGTAGAAGCCGATGAGTACGACCGCTCGTTCCTGACGTTGCGGCCCAACGTGGCGGTGGTCACCTCGGCCGATGCCGACCACCTCGACATTTACGGCGATGCGGCCGCGATTCGCGAGTCGTTCGAGTTGTTCATCCAGCGCATTGTGCCGGGGGGACACCTGATGCTGCGCGAAGGGTTGCCGCTGTCGGTACCGGCCGGGTTGCAGGTACAGCAGTATGGACTGGACGCGCAACACAACTGCGTCGAGCACGTGCGGATTGAGGCGGGGCGGTATGTATTCAACCTGAAGCTGGGCGAAGAGCGCATCGAAGATGTGCAGATGCGCACGCAAGGATTGCACAATGCCGAGAATGCCCTGGCGGCGGCGCTGGTGGCGCGGCAACTGGGACTGAGCCTGGACGAAATTCGGCAGGCCCTCAATAGCTTCCGGGGCGTCCGTCGAAGATTTGAGTACATTTTTGAGAGTGATGAGGCCGTTTATCTGGACGACTACGCGCATCACCCGACCGAAATTGAGGCGGCACTGGCGTCGGTACGCCAACTTTATCCCGATAAAAAACTCACACTTTTGTTTCAGCCGCACCTCTTTAGTCGCACGCGCGACTTTGCCGAAGAGTTTGCGCGCGCGTTGCAAAAAGCCGATCAGCTGCTGTTGCTGCCCATTTATCCGGCTCGTGAAAAACCGATGGAGGGCGTCAGCAGCGAGTGGTTACTGTCGTTGATGGAAGTCGCTGGCGGGCAGGTATTGAGCAAAATCGAAGCGCTGGATTACATCTCGGCCCACCGGCCTGAACTGCTGATTACGATGGGCGCAGGAGATATCGATCAACTCGTCGAGAAAATCCGAAATATTTATTGGGAAGAACACGGTTTTCCGGCCACAAACGCCGGCTGA